The stretch of DNA AGAAGTTTTTATCTTACTGAATTATCTGATTTAGTTGCATTTTTCTAGGAGGAAGAGAAAATTACTACATAATATCTTAATTCAATAAAGAGTTGGTACTGTTAGGTATACATAGATCTGAAAACTAATAACACAATTGAGAGAACAAAGTTTGATtggctttattttatttttaataactaaCATAACTAACAACTGAACTGCTCGATCTAACATGAGTCATGAGGTCTGGCATGAATCTTATCTTATGTCTTGTCAAGGTGGTTTGGATACTTATTAATGGTTGTGCTTTACTATTAATAGGAATTTTGTTGAATCATACTCTTTGGTCAAACTAAGTTAACAAGAGTGTTTGTGTGAGCATTGCCTTTTTTCATCCTAGTTCATGAAGAGAAAAATTTTATCTACCTATTTTAGAAAAGGGTGGCTGTGTACAAACTATTTAGGCTGTGTTTGGTAGGAAGGAGATAGAGTAGGAGATTAAGAGTTTAGAAAGGATAGGGAGTAGGAGAAATAGAGAGTATATTTGGTATTAGAGTAAACTTGGAAGGATGGagagtaaaataaatattaaaattactatattataattactaatgcaaatatattttattttttaaatggtagaaatgatattttgtttaatttttttttttgtctttttctattttcttccaATTTTGGAGGAATTAAATTTGTGTATTTGGAGGAAGAGGATCTCCCTCCATCTTTCCTCTGCCTTCCTCCTTCCTTCCCTCTTGCCAAACAAGAGAAGTCATCCCTCTCCCTCTTTTCATCCTTCTCTCTTCCTCTACCAAACAGTGTGTAGTGTTGTAACAAGCTTTGAGATTCTCTGTATCACCTGCCTTTGTTCTCTAGTCTTTTCCTTTAATCAATAAGAAAGATCTTTAGGTCCTATTAGAGTTAGTTCCACATTGCtaatgtataaaaataaattggcatatataagatgaatgagctacTCTTCTCACTaccaattgattttgagatggaacctcattcatcttattctAAATTCTAACAGGTCCAGCCAATTGAATGGGAGGCTTACTAATAGTGAAGGTACCCTATAGTGGAAGTGTAGCTTACTTTGGCCCAAAAGAActtgaaaaataaagaaatttttttatctCCCTTTGCCTCATTTTAACATTCATTTCTTTGAACTAAAACTGGGCATTAAGTAATTCATGACTGCTCACTATATTTGTGCTTATGGACAGTTATGTTATGTGGTTTTAGACTTTCAGTCGTTGTTGCTAAACTCTTGATCTTGACATGTAACATCTCAGATGAAGTGAGATGTCTTCTGACTCTGTTACAAGTCATACAAATATCTTAGCCacaattttgttaaaatatgcAATCTTCAAATCATGCTTTTTCTCTACTATTTCTAATAATTTCTGTTTTTCTTTTCGGGTCCTTAGCTGAAAAATGTCGACAGTTGGTTGGAGAAGATGCTTCATCTCAGAGTGGGCAGTTTacattcttgaattgtttcgaCATGAGTTCTGGAACAGTAGCATGTACTGTAAAAGAGGGAGTGAAACTCTATTTCTACAACATCAGATCTGCTCATGTCGAGAGAGCAAGGCATGCTGCAATAGAAGTTGCATTAGTTGATTCATTGTCACAGGGCATGTCTGCTCAAGATGCTGCCAAACGAGCACAACTAGAGGGTGCAAAAGCAGCAAAGCTAGCAACACGAAAAGCCAAGCGAATTATAGGCCCCATCATCTCTTCCGGGTGGGATTTTTTCGAAGCTATATACTATGGTGGTACAATTACTGAAGGTTTTCTCAGAGGCACTGGCACTTTGTTTGGCACCTATACCATAGGATTCGTTGGGGAACAAAGATTTGGGAGATTTGGTTACCTTGTGGGAAGTATTTTAGGCAGTTGGGTTGGAGGTAGAATAGGACTGATGGCATATGATGTTGTTAATGGAGTACATTTTCTACTTCAAACTGTTAAAGTCGATGAAATTTCTGAGGAGGGCTCCGTTGCTTATGAATCCAACAAAACACCCGATTACGAAAATTCTGAAGCTTCTGGTGACTCTTATGCTTATGAAGCTCCTTCTGAATATGCAAGTCCAGAAGTTTCAGAAGGGTCCAATTTCTATAACACTCAGGCTGAGGAGTCTTCATTCTCTGAGGGTACTGATGAAACATATATAAACTCTGAACTTTAGGTGACAATACTACGTATTCATAGGTTAATTCTTTATTTGACATTTTATGGAACTATAGATGCTTATGTAAACTAGATTCCTTACTCAAAACTTCTGAATTTACTTTTGGATACCTCTGTCATAcaagttaatttttaattgctttTACCAAATTCTTTTAGAACTCATGTATAGTGTAAAAGGGCTCCTTacctttttgttattttgttcttCTCTTcatatgttttgtaaaagtaagtttttgttttatttatctttttggggGGCTTGAACATCttgataaattattattattattattattattattagggtaaataccattttggaccctctgttttacaaaagttaccaattggaccctgtgttttgttaaatgacaaaatgaaccctgtattttcaaaaatagtacaaataggaccctgaattgattttttgtcaatataaagtttaattataatccgatctaaaagtgctatatgacaaaactgtttacattttttgtaatcgttcgtattaagcattgtcttcaagttggttgtattaaaaaaagttatcaaaaattaagctcagggtcctatttttactattttagaaaatacagggtctattttgtcatttaacaaaacacagggtccaatctgtaacttttgcaaaacacagggtccaaaatggtatttacccttattattattactactattattattttacttagTGTACAAAAAATATAGGTTACAGTTTTAAACTGTCGGGTACAAGggcctaataaaaaattattacttacTTTTTGCCATATTTCCCACGTGTTCACTtactttttttctattttccacATGCACCTATTTTTTCTCCATTTCTCACACCCTAAAACGAAAATCTTCTCTCCAAAACCCCACCCACGCCTCCGTACCATCACCCTCCTCTCTCGTCATCTTCCTCCGTCTCTcgatctccctttcttcttgtctTTCTGGTCCATCAATCTCCACCCACCCCTCCTCCCGTTGGTCTCCCTCTCCTCTCCATCGCATATGTcagaccaccaccacctcccatcggtgtccctctcatctccgtctcatacgtcggaccaccaccacctcctgtccgtctccctctctctctctctctctctctctctctctctctctctctctctctctctctctctctctctctctctctctctctctctctccgagctcggtataaatacatttatttatatacttttttatttattatatatatttaatttaatttgttattgtataaatttaatgtgttttaaggttagttgttattgtaataaaattaattagctgttttattttaatttaggtaaaattataaaactaatgcagaaaaaaaatatgggaaaatacagatttttctccattaatggcagaaaaatctgtattttttctctttttttaacATTCTTGACGGTTTAAAATCGTCGCCTATACCCTGTTATAGGCGACTGTTTTAAACCGTCGGTAAGTCCACATTAGCAACGGTTTTTAATCGTCGCGTATTTTGCTCGTTTTACGACGatcgtataggcgacggttatagAAACCGACAGGAATACTTTAAACGACTGTTTAAAAACGTCAGGAAAAACTATTTTTGTAATAGTGAGATTTTGCCAAATTAATCTTTTGTCCTAGCATCCTCTCAAAACTATGTAGAATCCCTATCACTTTTTGAGTCCCTCCTGTGTTAGCTTGGACAAAAAGATAGCTATCATTAGCAAATAACATATGAGAAATTAACAGAGCACCCCTAGCCACACGATACCcctttattaattgattctgCTCATACCAACGAAGTAATGTCAAAAAGCCTTAGCACAAATTAAAAATAGATAAGGAGACAAAAAGTCTCCTTACCTAATCCCTCGAGAAGGAACAATAGTCCCCATACTATGACTACCACGAACAACCTGATACCTCACTGtggaaaaataacatgaaaccAGTTGCACCTAATGTTGCAAAAAAACTAAGTTTTTGAAGCATAAACCTGAGATAATTCCACTCCATCCTATCATACACTTTACTCATATCAAGTTTTAACACCACAATTCCCTCCTTCTCAAAAATCGTACGCTTCAAATAGTGCATAATTTTAAACGACACCATGATAGTATCGGAAATCAATCGACCGAGTATAAAAGTATTTTTTGTGTCAGAGATAACTTGTGGCAGCACAACTTCAAATCGGTTGGCCATAACCTTAGAAACAATCTTGTAGACCACATTACACAAAGAAATTGGCCTTAGATCCTCATCTTTACGGGATTCTTATTTTTTGGAATAAGAACAATATTGGCGTCGTTAATACCAATTAGAAACTCACCCAAAGAGAAAACCTGTTGTACCAACTTCACCACATCTGCCCCCACAATATGTCAAATATTTTGATAAAATCCCAGACTTATCCCGTCAGGTAGGGGTGTACGTTGGTCAGTTTGGTCGGTTTATGGTACATTTTATTCAACCCAATGTAAAGATCGGGTTATAAAAATCTAAGTGCAACACgtccaattaagaaaaaaataaaatagtaactCGCCCAATAAaattggtcgggttaacccgtccaaaccaaccactaatatttttttttttaatttttgttatttttacattcaattgttatattttagttaattgtAATAATGagacaaatatatatagattgaatttaaaatttaaattaaccacaataaaataatatattagttttaactttatattttttaaatagtcatataaattatatatataaatatatataataaaaaattataaatatatataaaaaaatcctCTTAATGGGGTTGGTCAGGTTAGTTCGTGTTAGTTGGGCGGATTCGTATTATTTTCAACCCACCCAATATAAAGATTGGGCGAGTTATATTTTCGTCGAATTTTTcagtttgtattttttgtcgGGTTATCTCAGTTTGATTTGGGCAGTTTGTAAAAGTTTATGTACAACCCTACCGTCAGGACCTAAAGCCTTCTCCGGATGCATTTGAAATAAGGCCCTACGAACTTCCTCTTCCAAAATAGGTCGCATCAAATTGTCATTTTAAGAAGCTGAAATCGAAGGTTGAATATTATCAATTAGGTTAATTACCCCACTCGGCATCCAAGACAGTGAAAAGATCCTGGAAATACTCCTGTACTAACTGAGGAAGCCCATCATCCCATATAAACTAAGCGCCACTCTCATCTTGTAACTTAGAAATATTATTTGTCCTTTTACGAGCACTCGTCACCGCATGAAAATAATAACTATTTTTATCACCATCTTTTAACCAAAATTGCTTCGCCCTTTGCTTCCAAAATACTTCTTTTTCCGTCAAAATCTCATAAAACTTTGCTTTTTCTTATACAACTTTTGTGAAACAACATCAGTTTTTTGACAAAATTGTCTCAACCGTCTCTTGCACTGCAACAACATCTCCTTAAAACAATCGGTAACAATCACTCCACACCtagaaaatttctcaaaaagaTTTGCTCCCAAACTACTCTCCTAAACACCCCTCACCAACTGTTCACGCATGGGCTCTCGTAATCatgaattttcaaatttaaattgttTCGTACACCAAAAAGTGATTTGAGTTTACGGTTCTAAAAAAATTGGACAATGATTTAGGTAGACAAGTCAAAATTAGCCAGATAAGTttcattaaaaacaaaactataactattattaaaaatatgacatagttatattttcttataaatttaTGGGAAAATATTCCTAAATTATTAActtttaaaggaaaaaaaaataaagaaagagagaaacttaaaattaaaccccattaaaatacataaattaaaggggagaaaaaaaagaaaaaaaaaggcccATATTTTGTGTGCTTTCcacttgttttatttaattttgtagttTTGTATACTATTTAACTtggctatattttttttttttttgacgtggTGAACAAAGTCACACATGATAAACAATGCAGCACACCACAATCGGCGATGGAGCCCCTCGAACTAGGATAGCTCATTGTCTAACCGAAGGGCATGTTTTGCCAAACTATGAGCTGCGAAAAACAAAACGCAAGCCACAtaggacaaaactgcccccggaaatatagacaataaagctataacgtaTTTGAACAATACCCCATCACCTTGAAAAACACCTTCCCTTTATTAATAGTTGTCGCCAGAGTTAGCAAGACTGAAAAAATATCACAACACCAAACCAAAAAAAACAGTTATATTAGAATGacaatcttcaaaataaaatctaaaatacaaacttaaaatttaacaCACAACCCAAATCACTAgctcaaaattactaaaaaactaaaaaaccaaCAAAATTTCAAGAATAACTAGCCAAATGtattaccctttggctagtaacaacaAACTAACACCCTTATAAAATTGctaaaaatcaataacaaacaaattatatttaaaattaaaacttatCGACAAATTCTCTGTAAATATAGGCCCTCCACAAAACAacctacaaaataacaaaaataaaacttcgttaccaaataatataataaaaaagagTATGCGAAAGAAATGATGGTATACCAATCCATATTAAAATTAACAACTTGGCTATATTTTGACTTGTCTTATTTGTAAGTATTGATGTATAGTTAAATTTTGTAcctttttaattactattaacatttttttttgaataattaattactattaaCTTCATTTTCTCTATGTCTCTCTTTtcattttactttttcttttctcacttaaataaaaaaataaaagtagaaaCTACCAAAAACATTTTTattactaaatatatttttatttatttaataaaaaaaatgtattttaatttctatatttaaaaactttaacaataaattttattgaagGAACTCATAGTtgaactaaaattaaataagtttTTCTCgtaagaatttaaaaatatactatatttttaaaataatttaataatgttagtaatatatattttaaattttaattttttgtgtgCCTCTCTAATCGAAAACATATTACCACCAAAGGGTCCATGCCTCTCAGGGGCAATGAAGCCCTCTGTGGAATAATAAGGCGAATATCACGAACACAAAAATTAATGATAATTGAGCACAAAGAAATGCCCAAACAAGTTTGAGAGGATAAATTGGTGGGCATCACTAAATGAAGATGGGTCTCGGGGGAATCAGGGACTTGAGACAGACACAAATATCTGGACGACTTCACTCCCTTGGGAAAAACCATGGGAAGTTGGCCCCGGACATTTTTCGAACACGCAGATAGCTGGAGTGAAACCTAAAATAGTAGGATACTCAAGGTCGATCTTGAGATTGGGTaggccttaaaaaaaaaaatattgggccctttataagaaaaatatatggtattttttaaaaatcactaaaaaaatatgtatattttcaaaaaaaaaaaaattgttttggaCTCGGGTTGGGTGGGTCCTAGGCGTAAACCTAGTTCACATTTGCTCAAGCCCGACCTTGAGAGCACTGTACCACGTCCCCTCTGTACAAAAGGTAAATGTGAGACTTTTATTACGAACTCAAAATAAACATAGGAATATGAACATTGGTTATTTTGGCATTCACTTTTCTCATACAAAAAGTGGTGGCTTGTACCTGCAACTGCCGCATTAGCCTCACCTACCATTCTAATTGGACCCCCAATTGGGGGATGTTGTATTTCACTTT from Cannabis sativa cultivar Pink pepper isolate KNU-18-1 chromosome 2, ASM2916894v1, whole genome shotgun sequence encodes:
- the LOC115721192 gene encoding uncharacterized protein LOC115721192 isoform X1 — its product is MDFQNRRLHVLLFIAGIIVLSITAEKCRQLVGEDASSQSGQFTFLNCFDMSSGTVACTVKEGVKLYFYNIRSAHVERARHAAIEVALVDSLSQGMSAQDAAKRAQLEGAKAAKLATRKAKRIIGPIISSGWDFFEAIYYGGTITEGFLRGTGTLFGTYTIGFVGEQRFGRFGYLVGSILGSWVGGRIGLMAYDVVNGVHFLLQTVKVDEISEEGSVAYESNKTPDYENSEASGDSYAYEAPSEYASPEVSEGSNFYNTQAEESSFSEGTDETYINSEL
- the LOC115721192 gene encoding uncharacterized protein LOC115721192 isoform X2, with the protein product MSSGTVACTVKEGVKLYFYNIRSAHVERARHAAIEVALVDSLSQGMSAQDAAKRAQLEGAKAAKLATRKAKRIIGPIISSGWDFFEAIYYGGTITEGFLRGTGTLFGTYTIGFVGEQRFGRFGYLVGSILGSWVGGRIGLMAYDVVNGVHFLLQTVKVDEISEEGSVAYESNKTPDYENSEASGDSYAYEAPSEYASPEVSEGSNFYNTQAEESSFSEGTDETYINSEL